The region TTGCCCTCATCTGATTCAAGGAATTCAATTAATTCATCTGCATATTTAATAAATTCATCAAACTCTTCCCAAGTCAATTGAATATTTAAAACACCAACTTTGTTCTTTTCAAGTTTATTAGGACAAGTATCTTTGGCAATTTTTTCTTGTACTTCTGCTAATAAAGCAGATTGAGAAATTGGAAAATTTGGTTTAGTAAAAATTATTCCCGCTGAAGCTGAGAGATGTTCATTTTCACATACAAAAGCTCTTAGTTTTTTTCTAAGTTCATTTGCAAACTTTATAATTTGATACCAATTACCAACGACAAACAAATCATCTCCACCTGAATAAGCAATATAAATATTATATGCCTTGGCAATTTCATTTATATAGCCAGTAAAAAACCAGTTAAGCTCTCTGGATAAATTGGCAACTCTTGAAGGTGTGTATTTTTTCTCTTCTTCTCGTAATTCTTTCAATCCAAAAGAAAAAACTGCACCGAGATTATCTACATCCATTCTCATTATGCCCAATAATGGATAACTCTTTGAATGTTCTTCAGCCAAATCTTCAAATGATTTTGGTTGTTGAGACCCGTCTAAGGGTAAACTTCTGCCAATAAATCTGAACCCCTTAGCTGTATTATAGAAGATTGTTCGATTAAGCTTGCTTACAAAATCAGTATCATTTATAGTGGTAATCTTTACATTATTCTTCTTTACAATATTTGATAAAATATCTTCAATTTCTGTTAGTTCTTTGCACAAATAAACATAGGTATTTAATCCTTTGAAAGATACACTGACAAACTTGTTTTCAACTATTTTTTCAATTTTATCTTTTGTTGTTACCAAATATTTTATTTTGGGTATAATTTCCCCAACTTGTTTTTCTTCATTTTCAATTTCTTTTTCTTTCTTGTGATAATTGCTGGCTTCAAGTGAGTTTGAGAAAAGATTTGATAACTGATTTCGATTTTTTTTCTTTTTTCTTTCGTTTAGCTTATTATCAAGCTGTAAGTAAATATTCCTGAAATCACCAATAAATTCTTTACCGCTGCATTCAACCTTTTCAAGAATAAGTGAAACTCTGCCGATATATTCAGTTGATAGGAATTCATTGATGTTGTTTTCTACTTTTACTAATTCCTCTTTAATGTTAGTGTTGTTCGGAGCTAACATAAGGAAATGTCCTCCACCATCATAAATTAAATTAGCTTCAAATAAATTCAATTGTTCTAGAAAAAAATTTGATATTACTCCGGTTAAAAGCTGAATAGTAAAAGATCTTCCACGCAGTCTTTTGGCAATATCTGTCATCTCCCGTATGCCATTATAAATGTAATTTTGAATTCCAGAAATATCACCTTTAATAAGTAAACATTCCTTGTTTTCTTCTCCCTTTTCAAAACAAGTGCTTAAAGCAGCAGTAATTCTGGAATGATCAAAAAGCGAAATATCCGGATGAGATAAATATCCTGCTGATAAAACTTTAGTAGTGTATTTTTCTAATAAGTAATAGAATGTTAATATGAAAGATCCAAATTCAGTTTCATTATAAAGCAGTTTTAATTCTTCTATAAATCCTTTCAGAAGATTTTTATGATGTTCAATATATTCACCATCGTTGTGTTCATAATCTTCGAGAATTTTATTATTATTTTCTGGAAAATTATCCCTTTCTAACAGAGATAAGACTCTAGGAATATAATACCAATAATTTTCAGTTTTATTTTTTTTGAATGGCTTGTCAAATTCGACCCTATTTGTAATTGCTTCTAAATATCTTCGCGGTGCTTTATCGAGACTATCTTCTCTTTCTTGTGCTGCAATTACATCAGCTTTCCAAATCTTACCGCTTTGGCGATTAGCTGCTTTAATAATCTTTTCAATATCTGTTTTCAGACATTCAACTTTTCCTAAATACTCTCTGATAAATTGTGAACCCAAAGATTCATGATCATCTCCAGCTTTAATTTCTTGTGCACGCCAAATAAGTTTTCCAAAATCGTGCAACAATGCACCTAAGTAATTTATCTGATATTCGCTTAGACTATTATTCATTTTGTGCACCTCTGCTCAAACTTCCCAATATCATGGAATAGCGCTCCAAGTATTAAGGTTTTTTCTTCTTGTGTCATTTTATTCTCTTTTTATTTAATTCAAAACTATTTTATTCAAAATGTGTTTTCAACAATCACAATGTTTCGGAAATGTTTTTGATTCTACTTTTAATTTTTAATTACTTCAGCCATTCCAAATCCCATACTATTTTTCTCACCAAATCCACATTCATATCCGGTTTTAATTAATTCCGGATCACCTTCAATTAAAAATGGTGCTTGTATCCCGATTACATCAATAGGAAATTTACCGTGTTCGTTTATTGTAATCTTTTTAGTTATTCTCTTATTTTTAATCAGATAATCTTGGTCCCACTGAATTTTACAGTATTCATCCATCACTTGATTCCGACTCAATAATCCCTTTTTATTTAAGAGATTTTTGGTTAACACTCTATTAATCTCATCTATATCCTCAGGTCTTAAATAATATGTTTTTATTTTCCCATCAAACTGTCTTACTGTTGATAGTACCATAGGAGAAAGTAAAATAAATTTCATTTTATTTGTAAAAACAGGTTCAGGTATTACTTCTGCGGTTAGAATTCTGAAATCAATTATTCTCTGTTTATCAGTAATTTGAATTACTTTATTTTCAAACGTACCAACAACAAAGTTCTTAATAAAAGGATCAATCAATGGTGACGAAATGTAAAGTGTACTCTTGTTAGAATTTGAGATAAGGTAATTCTCTTTAACCTGTGCTTTCTCAAAACGGAGGGCAAAAGAAAATAGCTTAAACTTTTTCCCATCAATACTATATCCTGTATTATGCAGGAATTGAGAAAATTCAGGCGAACCAAGCTGAAGTAAATTATAAATAGCTGAACTTAACTGATAGTTGTAGTTTAATGGTATTGCACTGTTTAAACTAACATCTAAATGCAACACTAATCTCACAGAACCTCCGAAAAAAGTGTTTATTCATTAGATTATTCATCTACTCATCACCCCGGATGCAGCTATGAATTTACGAAGGGGGTATAATTTCTAACAATCAACAAAGTATATTTAACAATGCACAATCAATTCAAAAATTACAATAGAAAATAAAAAAATGATTAACAATAACCTAAGTTTACTTTAAATAATTTTACCTTCTGAAAAAATGAAGTACTGACCCATTACTTTTGCAAAATATTTGGATTGCAATAATTAAACTTTATAGGCTCAGTGAAAGCAAAATACGTCCGTCTAAGCCTGTCGAAGTCGAACATAGCATAAATCTTTATCACACTTCAATACATTCAGTGTAATAAAGTATTATTAACTTTTAAAACAATTAGAAGATTCAGATAAGCACAGCCAGGGCGGGACAAGTCGGTTCGATTAAAAGACTTATCAATTTTATTAACGCTGTTAAAAATGAAGAATATTTTTCTTATGTTTAAGCGTAATAATTTAGAGAGAGTTGTAAAATGAAAAATTTATTTATTCCCTTATTACTGACTGTCCTGTTTGTTTCTCTGATTACAAGTCAAACAAATGCTCAGATTACTTTTCAAATTGGGGCTGGTGCTGGTTATTCGCTCCCTTCAGGTGATTATGGAGGAACTGCAATTGATTTTTATAACGGCACAAAATACGGAATGAGTTCCGGATACAATTTTCACGGTAAAGTTCGCTTAGGTTTATTATTCATCAATGCATTCGGAGAAATCAATTATTCAACTTTTTCCGGTGATGGCGAGATTATAACAGGAAATAATAATAGTACTGTTGATGTTACTAATAAAATTCTTTCTCTCAGACTTGGACCGGAATTTAAATTTGACATACCGCTTTCACCAATAACACCATACTTTGATGCATTTTTATCATTAAATACATTAAGTGGAACGGTACAATTTAAGAGTGCACCAAATGGGTTACCAAGTAATGAAAAAAATATTGAATCTGCAAGCAGAATCGGAATCGGCGGAGGCGGAGGCGTTTTGTTTAGTCTTGGCGGATTAAAACTTGATTTAAACATTCAGTATCATTTAATGAATCTTGCAGGAAAAAAGTTCGATGGTGATGCAACAAAGAATGAAAGGCTTGAATCTTATACTTTTATAAATGATGATAAAGATCCTGCTGCTTTGCTCGGCAGTACTGCACATATTATTTCTGATTCGCGTTCAATTAATGCAATTGAGTTTAAGTTAACAGTGCTTTTTGGTTTATAAAGATTTTTTAACCTGATTAACCCAGCTTATTATTTAAGCTGGGTTATTTTTTTTAAATAATAAAATGGGTTTACTATTCAGACATTTGCTTTCTCAATTTAATTGGATTTCTTTTCGCCTTCCGCATCTTAAGGTTTAACATCTCAACAAAAACACTGAATGCCATTGCAAAGTAAATATATCCTTTTGGAATGTGCTGATGTAATCCTTCTACAATGAGTGAAAATCCAATTAACAATAAAAAGCTTAGAGCAAGAATTTTAATTGTCGGATGCTTCTCAACAAAATCACTAATCGAACCTGAAAAGAACATCATAAAAATTACTGCAATAATTACCGCAATGACCATAACAGCAAGTTCATTTGCCATACCGATTGCTGTTATTACTGAATCCAGTGAAAATACTATATCAAGTAAAAGGATTTGGATTATAACACTTACAAAAGAAACTTTAGCTTTCACCTGGTGGTGTTCTTCCTGTCCTTCTAACTTGGAATGAATTTCCATTGTACTTTTGGCTAGAAGAAACAATCCACCAAGAATTAGAATCAAATCCCTGCCGGATATGCCTAATTCAAAAACTGTAAATAATGGTTCTGTAAGTTTTACAATCAGCGAGATAGAGAACAGTAACAAAATTCTTGTGATCATCGCAAGTGATAGACCAACTAACCTTGCTTTCTTTTGCTCATCGTGCGGGAGTTTACCGGATAAAATGGAGATAAAAATTATATTATCTATTCCAAGAACAATTTCAAGCAATGTTAAAGTAAGCAGAGCTATTAACGATTGAGGATCAGTAATCCATTCCATTAAATTTTTTCTTTCTTCAAAAAAAGTGAATTAAAATTAAGTTTAAAAATAGAATGATTCTAAACTAATGTGCAAAAAAATAATCCCGCATTAGCAGGAATTACAAACTTCTAAAATTCAGTTTTACTGAACCTCTTTATTCTTTAGCTCCGTCTCCTTTTGTTTCATATACTTTATCCTCTTTCCAACACTGCACCAAAGGTCTTAAGTTCAATTTCATTTTCTACTTCGGATGTAACAATTTCTTTTTCAGATTTAACAGTATGATCAATTAATATAGCAGAAGTTGTTTTTAATCCATTTTCTGTCTTAACTGTTTCATACAGATCATAGCTCTTTAAAATAGATGCTTTTATTTCTTTACTCGATCACCGTTTGATTAAACATTAATTGCGAAAGAAAGTAGGAGTGTAAAGGCAAGCAGCATTAAAATGTTTTCATATTAACATTTCAGATTCAGTTGAAACTGCACGATTGCATAAGAAACATAATAATTAACAAAAATAAATCTCCCCCTCTGTTAAATGATACCGACTGATTGTTTGCTTACCCACCCAATTTT is a window of Ignavibacterium sp. DNA encoding:
- the cas10 gene encoding type III-A CRISPR-associated protein Cas10/Csm1 — translated: MNNSLSEYQINYLGALLHDFGKLIWRAQEIKAGDDHESLGSQFIREYLGKVECLKTDIEKIIKAANRQSGKIWKADVIAAQEREDSLDKAPRRYLEAITNRVEFDKPFKKNKTENYWYYIPRVLSLLERDNFPENNNKILEDYEHNDGEYIEHHKNLLKGFIEELKLLYNETEFGSFILTFYYLLEKYTTKVLSAGYLSHPDISLFDHSRITAALSTCFEKGEENKECLLIKGDISGIQNYIYNGIREMTDIAKRLRGRSFTIQLLTGVISNFFLEQLNLFEANLIYDGGGHFLMLAPNNTNIKEELVKVENNINEFLSTEYIGRVSLILEKVECSGKEFIGDFRNIYLQLDNKLNERKKKKNRNQLSNLFSNSLEASNYHKKEKEIENEEKQVGEIIPKIKYLVTTKDKIEKIVENKFVSVSFKGLNTYVYLCKELTEIEDILSNIVKKNNVKITTINDTDFVSKLNRTIFYNTAKGFRFIGRSLPLDGSQQPKSFEDLAEEHSKSYPLLGIMRMDVDNLGAVFSFGLKELREEEKKYTPSRVANLSRELNWFFTGYINEIAKAYNIYIAYSGGDDLFVVGNWYQIIKFANELRKKLRAFVCENEHLSASAGIIFTKPNFPISQSALLAEVQEKIAKDTCPNKLEKNKVGVLNIQLTWEEFDEFIKYADELIEFLESDEGKKIIPRSFLYNLYSLTGNVFDSKGMANLKKLSKAKSTLHYLFARRKVNSNIIEQKNDSKTKVNNLLYKLAVRLLLGEDKEKEFKKIKFPLTLALYKTRR
- the cas6 gene encoding CRISPR-associated endoribonuclease Cas6, whose translation is MRLVLHLDVSLNSAIPLNYNYQLSSAIYNLLQLGSPEFSQFLHNTGYSIDGKKFKLFSFALRFEKAQVKENYLISNSNKSTLYISSPLIDPFIKNFVVGTFENKVIQITDKQRIIDFRILTAEVIPEPVFTNKMKFILLSPMVLSTVRQFDGKIKTYYLRPEDIDEINRVLTKNLLNKKGLLSRNQVMDEYCKIQWDQDYLIKNKRITKKITINEHGKFPIDVIGIQAPFLIEGDPELIKTGYECGFGEKNSMGFGMAEVIKN
- a CDS encoding outer membrane beta-barrel protein, whose protein sequence is MKNLFIPLLLTVLFVSLITSQTNAQITFQIGAGAGYSLPSGDYGGTAIDFYNGTKYGMSSGYNFHGKVRLGLLFINAFGEINYSTFSGDGEIITGNNNSTVDVTNKILSLRLGPEFKFDIPLSPITPYFDAFLSLNTLSGTVQFKSAPNGLPSNEKNIESASRIGIGGGGGVLFSLGGLKLDLNIQYHLMNLAGKKFDGDATKNERLESYTFINDDKDPAALLGSTAHIISDSRSINAIEFKLTVLFGL
- a CDS encoding TerC family protein is translated as MEWITDPQSLIALLTLTLLEIVLGIDNIIFISILSGKLPHDEQKKARLVGLSLAMITRILLLFSISLIVKLTEPLFTVFELGISGRDLILILGGLFLLAKSTMEIHSKLEGQEEHHQVKAKVSFVSVIIQILLLDIVFSLDSVITAIGMANELAVMVIAVIIAVIFMMFFSGSISDFVEKHPTIKILALSFLLLIGFSLIVEGLHQHIPKGYIYFAMAFSVFVEMLNLKMRKAKRNPIKLRKQMSE